From a single Capsicum annuum cultivar UCD-10X-F1 chromosome 12, UCD10Xv1.1, whole genome shotgun sequence genomic region:
- the LOC124889663 gene encoding uncharacterized protein LOC124889663 yields MYPVAWAVVDKETKDTWSWFLRCISHDLELEENGGEDLIVMSDMQKGLHLALTNSLPNAEHRWCATHIWANRKQVWSDLLKYNKEAWCRAFFKEHRRCDAVENNMCETFNSWILAARFKKIITILEEIRCKVMERMNQMRDFSEKGITDVSPMAMKVLVENDEYAANYEVRFNGDMGFEIGDPLYTYVVNVKRKQCSCRSWQLKGILFAYAIAAMHYKGWNVKSFVDHWYQRETYLKAYDKYIQPMTNINMWPRSTIPPIEPPKITPMPGMPGKNRKKAKDEAVKKKFGKATRNRRRMTCSVCKCIGHNKKGCPTLKKDFSSSCGS; encoded by the exons ATGTACCCTGTAGCATGGGCTGTGGTTGATAAAGAAACCAAGGACACATGGTCATGGTTTCTTAGGTGCATCAGCCATGATTTGGAACTTGAAGAAAATGGGGGTGAAGACTTGATAGTAATGTCTGATATGCAGAAG gGTCTTCATTTGGCACTTACTAATAGTCTGCCAAATGCTGAACATAGATGGTGTGCTACACATATATGGGCCAACAGGAAGCAAGTTTGGAGTG atttgctcaagtACAACAAAGAGGCATGGTGTAGGGCCTTTTTTAAGGAACATAGAAGGTGTGATGCGGTTGAGAACAACATGTGTGAGACTTTCAATAGTTGGATTTTAGCTGCTAGGTTCAAGAAAATTATCACTATATTGGAGGAAATAAGATGTAAAGTCATGGAAAGAATGAATCAAATGAGAGATTTTTCTGAAAAAGGGATCACTGATGTATCACCAATGGCTATGAAAGTTCTTGTAGAGAATGATGAATATGCAGCCAACTATGAGGTAAGGTTTAATGGTGATATgggttttgagattggtgatccactttatacatatgttgttaatgtgaagaGGAAGCAATGTAGTTGTAGGTCATGGCAACTAAAGGGAATTCTTTTTGCATATGCAATTGCTGCAATGCATTACAAGGGATGGAATGTAAAGTCATTTGTTGATCACTGGTATCAAAGAGAAACATACCTGAAGGCATATGATAAGTATATTCAACCAATGACAAATATTAACATGTGGCCAAGAAGTACAATACCACCAATTGAGCCACCTAAGATTACTCCCATGCCAGGAATGCcaggtaaaaatagaaagaaagctaAGGATGAAGCTGTTAAGAAGAAGTTTGGAAAGGCtacaagaaatagaagaaggatGACATGTTCTGTGTGCAAGTGTATTGGACATAACAAGAAAGGATGTCCAACTTTG aaaaaagaTTTCAGTAGTAGTTGTGGCAGTTAA